The stretch of DNA GATCCTGTTTTCTTCCGGTTCTTCTCCTGCTGCAATGGACTGCTCCAGAAGCTTCAGACGCTCCATGGGATCTTTCTCTCTATAGTATTTCGCAATTGTTGGTGTATCCATTCATTCTTCCTCCTGATATCTGAATATTATATCAGACAACCTGCCAAAAATACACCCCTATCTGTGATTTCGAAGCTTTTTCCTGGGGCTTTTCACTCTTTTTCCACGGTTATCACATAGATATACATTGCGGATATACCATAGGGTCTTATCCTCTCCGTATTTATCCAGGATCCGGAGAAGTCCCTCCAGTTCTTTCTTTGTCTGTGGGTGGATAAACCACAGCTTCTCCTTGCTTTTCAGAAAATACTGTAATGGTTCATGATAGGTATATTCCTCTCCCAGATAATTTCTGGATGCACTGATCCGGTCCATGACCATTTCCGCCACATATTTTCTGGGCATTCTGGCTCCCATGATCACATGCTCACCGTCAAGGGAATAGTCTACCCAATGTTCAAAATGGTGTCTGTTTCTTCCCTTATGGTGCAGCCAGGACATGGATACGCCGGTTGCCTCACGTTCTGCGTTATTAGGACTTCTTGTCCCCTGATAATATTTACAGCCTACCAGAAATTCCGTCGGGGAATATTTGGACAGGTCATGAAGCAACCCCTGCTTATATAACCCGATACGAAAACAATATT from Blautia sp. SC05B48 encodes:
- a CDS encoding DUF5662 family protein, with the protein product MRSWHPWLHFRTITRHKLLVMKYCFRIGLYKQGLLHDLSKYSPTEFLVGCKYYQGTRSPNNAEREATGVSMSWLHHKGRNRHHFEHWVDYSLDGEHVIMGARMPRKYVAEMVMDRISASRNYLGEEYTYHEPLQYFLKSKEKLWFIHPQTKKELEGLLRILDKYGEDKTLWYIRNVYLCDNRGKRVKSPRKKLRNHR